CGAGTGCCCGCCCACCTTCAACACCGACCCCGCCGACGTCGTCGGCCTCATCGCCGGCGGCCCCTCCGCCATGGTCAAGGCCGTCGAGGGCGCCGAGGACTCCCCGCAACTCGCCGCCGACGACCTCGCCGCGCTGCGCATCGGTCCGGACGACACCGTCATCGGCATCTCCGCCTCCGGCCGCACCCCGTACGCGATCGGCGCCGTCACCGCCGCCCGCGACCGCGGCGCGCTCACCGTCGGCCTGTCCTGCAACGCCGGCTCGGCGCTCGCCGCCGCCGCCGACCACGGCATCGAGGTCGTCGTCGGCCCGGAACTCCTCACCGGCTCCACCCGCCTGAAGGCCGGTACCGCGCAGAAGCTCGTCCTCAACCTCATCTCGACGATCACCATGATCCGCCTGGGCAAGACCTACGGAAACCTCATGGTCGACATGCGCTCCACCAACGACAAGCTCCGCGCCCGCGCCCGCCGCATCGTCGCCCTGGCAACCGGCGCGTCCGACGAGGAGATCGAGGCCGCGCTGACCGCCACCGGCGGCGAGGTCAAGAACGCCGTCCTCGTCGTCCTCGCAGACGTCGACGGCCCGACCGCCGCCGAACTCCTCGCCGCCTCCCGCGGCCACCTCCGCGCGGCACTCGCCCACGCCCGGACCCGCTGACCCCACCCCCTACGGCAAGGCGACCACCACCATGTCCACAGATCCCACCCAGCCCCCTGCATCCACCCCGTCCACCCCGGCCGCCCCGGCCGCCGACAAGAACCGCGCCACGGCCGCCGCGATCCTCCCCCTGGTCGGCGGCCCGGACAACGTCGCCTCGATCGCGCACTGCATGACCCGCCTGCGCATCTCGCTGCGCGACCGCTCACTCGTACAGGACGAGGCCCTGAAGGCCCTCCCGGCGGTGCTGGGCGTCGTCGAGGACGACACCTACCAGATCGTGCTCGGCCCGGGCGCCGTCGCCCGCGTCACGCCGGAGTTCCAGGCGCTCGTCGAGGAGGGCCGCACGACGGCGCCGCCCGCCACCACCCCCCGGCCCGCCACCGCGCCCCCACCCGTCACCGCCGACGAACTCGCCGCGCAGGGAGCGGCCCTGAAAGAGGCCCAGAAGGCCCGCAACGCCACCCCCTTCAAGCTGATGCTGCGCCGCGTCGCGAACATCTTCGTGCCGCTGATCCCGGCCCTCATCGGCTGCGGGATCATCGCCGGCCTCAACGGCCTGCTCATGAACTTCGGCCTGCTGCCCTCGGTCTCTCCGGCCCTCGCCGCGATCGGGTCCGGCTTCATGTCGCTGATCGCGGTGTTCGTCGGCTACAACACCGCCAAGGAGTTCGGCGGCACCCCGATCCTCGGCGGCGCGGTCGCCGCGATCATCGTCTTCCCGGGCGTCGCGAAGATCACCGCCTTCGG
This DNA window, taken from Streptomyces sp. TN58, encodes the following:
- the murQ gene encoding N-acetylmuramic acid 6-phosphate etherase → MTAHAELRAQLETLTTEAFRPELAEIDRLSTLDIARTMNAEDATVPAAVAAQLPHIAAAIDAIAERMARGGRLVYAGAGTAGRMGVLDASECPPTFNTDPADVVGLIAGGPSAMVKAVEGAEDSPQLAADDLAALRIGPDDTVIGISASGRTPYAIGAVTAARDRGALTVGLSCNAGSALAAAADHGIEVVVGPELLTGSTRLKAGTAQKLVLNLISTITMIRLGKTYGNLMVDMRSTNDKLRARARRIVALATGASDEEIEAALTATGGEVKNAVLVVLADVDGPTAAELLAASRGHLRAALAHARTR